From a region of the Burkholderia lata genome:
- a CDS encoding TonB-dependent siderophore receptor, protein MPSRRTPRRARTLRPWRTSLPALITLCVASGTHASAAERGDAVPAASASASASTPATLAARDLPAISVSASATADPTVGYQPRTTRIAGGDNRSIKEIPQSVAVVSSSVMQDQQARSLDDVLGNISGVTQTNTLGGTRDAFIKRGFGSNNDGSVLVDGVRTPVLHSYLATIDRVEVLKGPASLLYGMQDPGGVINLVTRKPEDTFGGSISASRTSHGGSSATFDLTGPLGKPGQVAGGTLAFRLTGQYDTSRYWRSFGRQRDALIAPALSWHDANTSIDVSYQYVDYTTPFDRGTVLVNGQLDDALRYRRYEEAWSQSTGIQETLRARVEHRFSDAWRVRATYGWGRDRYDQTITRATAFNSTTGALTRSSDANLGRNDSDQIATLGLLGNVTLAGMNHAIYIGGEYERQRSFRGDTIRGKATKGFNLYDPVYDLLAPGGTPNPKQSDSRSVVHAYSTIVQDSVKLTDRLTAVGGLRWENWQQESGMGRPFVFADRSRGTVWLPQFGLAYALTPALTAYANVSRSFKPNVATNVAAPLAPEYGRVLEAGLKFSLKPAITGTLAVYQIDKRNVAVAVGDLTSTIGTARSRGIELDVAGQITRHLSVIGSYAYTNANDRDSNTPLVNVARHTGSLFAVVDTTIANLPGRWRFGGGARLVGARPGDTANSFTLPGYVTVDAFAAYETTIGKFPTRFQLNVKNLLDKTYYPSSNNNLIIAVGEPRLVTLTTTVSF, encoded by the coding sequence ATGCCATCCCGTCGAACGCCCCGCCGCGCCCGGACCTTGCGTCCGTGGCGCACGAGCCTGCCTGCCCTGATCACGCTTTGCGTCGCGAGCGGCACGCATGCGTCCGCCGCCGAACGCGGCGACGCCGTGCCTGCTGCTTCCGCTTCCGCTTCCGCCTCCACGCCCGCGACGCTGGCCGCGCGCGATCTCCCGGCCATCAGCGTCAGTGCATCGGCAACCGCCGATCCGACGGTCGGCTATCAGCCGCGCACCACGCGCATCGCGGGCGGCGACAACCGTTCGATCAAGGAAATTCCGCAATCGGTCGCGGTGGTCAGCAGCAGCGTGATGCAGGACCAGCAGGCGCGCTCGCTCGACGACGTGCTCGGCAACATCAGCGGCGTCACGCAAACGAACACGTTAGGCGGCACGCGCGACGCGTTCATCAAGCGCGGCTTCGGATCGAACAACGACGGCTCCGTGCTCGTCGACGGCGTGCGCACGCCGGTGCTGCACAGCTATCTCGCGACGATCGACCGCGTCGAAGTGCTGAAGGGCCCGGCGTCGCTGCTCTACGGGATGCAGGATCCGGGCGGCGTGATCAACCTCGTCACGCGCAAGCCGGAAGACACGTTCGGTGGGTCGATTTCCGCGTCGCGCACGAGCCACGGCGGCAGCAGCGCGACGTTCGATCTCACGGGCCCGCTCGGCAAGCCCGGCCAGGTCGCGGGCGGCACGCTCGCGTTCCGGCTGACCGGGCAATACGACACGAGCCGCTACTGGCGCAGCTTCGGCCGCCAGCGCGACGCGCTGATCGCGCCCGCGCTGTCGTGGCACGACGCGAACACGTCGATCGATGTCAGCTACCAGTACGTCGACTACACGACGCCGTTCGATCGCGGCACCGTGCTCGTGAACGGCCAGCTCGACGATGCACTGCGCTATCGCCGCTACGAGGAAGCGTGGTCGCAGAGCACCGGCATCCAGGAAACGCTGCGTGCGCGCGTCGAGCACCGCTTCTCCGATGCGTGGCGCGTGCGTGCGACCTACGGCTGGGGCCGCGACCGCTACGACCAGACCATCACCCGCGCCACCGCATTCAACAGCACGACCGGCGCACTGACGCGCTCGTCCGATGCGAACCTCGGGCGCAACGATTCCGACCAGATCGCGACGCTCGGCCTGCTCGGCAACGTGACGCTCGCCGGGATGAACCATGCGATCTATATCGGCGGCGAATACGAGCGGCAGCGCAGCTTCCGCGGCGACACGATCCGCGGCAAGGCGACCAAGGGCTTCAATCTTTACGATCCCGTGTACGACCTGCTCGCGCCGGGCGGCACGCCCAACCCGAAGCAGAGCGATTCGCGCTCGGTGGTGCATGCGTATTCGACGATCGTGCAGGACTCGGTGAAGCTCACCGACCGCCTTACCGCGGTAGGTGGGCTGCGCTGGGAAAACTGGCAGCAGGAATCGGGGATGGGCCGGCCGTTCGTGTTCGCCGACCGCTCGCGCGGCACCGTGTGGCTCCCGCAGTTCGGGCTCGCGTATGCGCTCACGCCGGCGCTGACCGCCTACGCGAACGTGAGCCGCTCGTTCAAGCCGAACGTCGCCACGAACGTCGCCGCGCCGCTCGCGCCGGAATACGGGCGTGTGCTCGAGGCCGGGCTGAAGTTCAGCCTGAAGCCGGCGATCACCGGCACGCTCGCGGTCTACCAGATCGACAAGCGCAACGTCGCGGTCGCGGTCGGCGATCTGACGTCGACGATCGGTACCGCGCGCTCGCGCGGGATCGAGCTCGACGTCGCGGGGCAGATCACGCGCCATCTGAGCGTGATCGGCAGCTACGCTTATACGAACGCGAACGATCGCGACAGCAACACACCGCTCGTCAACGTCGCGCGCCATACGGGCAGCCTGTTCGCGGTGGTCGACACGACGATCGCGAACCTGCCCGGCCGCTGGCGCTTCGGCGGCGGCGCACGTCTTGTCGGTGCACGCCCGGGTGACACCGCCAACAGCTTCACGTTGCCCGGCTATGTGACCGTCGACGCATTCGCGGCCTACGAAACGACGATCGGCAAGTTCCCGACGCGCTTCCAGCTCAACGTGAAGAATCTGCTCGACAAGACCTACTACCCGTCGAGCAACAACAACCTGATCATCGCGGTCGGCGAGCCGCGACTCGTCACGCTGACGACGACCGTGTCGTTCTGA
- a CDS encoding porin: MKTKLGAALATAMVLAGPACAQSSVTLYGIIDTGVSYYNNAAHDGSFTGMPTLTGEVPSRWGLRGTEDLGGGYQAFFVLENGFQPGTGALNYGGRLFGRQANVGVNSPFGALTLGRQMNMSMIVLTNADVIGPSIHSMADFDSYLPNARSDNAIGYKGTFHGVTLGATYSFGRDAAGPAGPSATGCAGQVPGDIVACRQYTAMLAYDASNFGLAASHDVMRGGGGALAPLNNPAYTDTRDIVAGYVKIGPAKLGAGWIRRNLAAAEHLQADIVFAGGTYYATPYLALDLQGVRYLQRRENSEGGTNATLLVGRANYFLSKRTTVYTSVGYMFNSTLAANAVAAGGTVGTGMNQLGVMAGIQQKF; the protein is encoded by the coding sequence ATGAAAACGAAACTGGGTGCCGCGCTCGCGACGGCAATGGTGCTGGCCGGACCGGCTTGCGCGCAAAGCAGCGTCACGCTGTACGGGATCATCGATACCGGCGTGTCCTACTACAACAACGCCGCGCACGACGGATCGTTCACCGGCATGCCGACGCTGACCGGCGAGGTGCCGTCACGGTGGGGGCTGAGAGGCACGGAGGACCTCGGCGGCGGCTACCAGGCCTTCTTCGTGCTCGAGAACGGCTTCCAGCCCGGCACCGGTGCACTGAACTATGGCGGACGCCTGTTCGGGCGGCAGGCGAACGTCGGCGTGAACAGTCCGTTCGGCGCGCTGACCCTCGGCCGCCAGATGAACATGTCGATGATCGTACTGACCAATGCCGACGTGATCGGCCCGTCGATTCACTCCATGGCGGATTTCGATTCCTATCTGCCGAACGCGCGCAGCGACAATGCGATCGGCTACAAGGGCACGTTCCACGGCGTGACGCTCGGCGCCACCTACAGCTTCGGCCGCGACGCGGCCGGGCCGGCCGGGCCGTCGGCCACGGGCTGTGCCGGACAGGTGCCCGGCGACATCGTCGCCTGCCGCCAGTACACGGCGATGCTCGCGTACGACGCGAGCAACTTCGGGCTCGCCGCGTCGCACGACGTGATGCGCGGCGGCGGCGGCGCGCTCGCGCCGCTGAACAATCCGGCGTACACCGACACGCGCGACATCGTCGCCGGCTACGTGAAGATCGGCCCCGCGAAACTGGGGGCCGGGTGGATCCGCCGCAACCTCGCGGCGGCCGAACACCTGCAGGCCGATATCGTGTTCGCCGGCGGCACGTACTACGCGACGCCCTACCTCGCGCTCGACCTTCAGGGCGTACGCTACCTGCAGCGCCGCGAAAACAGCGAAGGCGGCACGAATGCCACGCTGCTCGTCGGCCGCGCGAACTATTTCCTGTCGAAGCGGACGACCGTCTATACGTCGGTGGGCTACATGTTCAACAGCACGCTGGCTGCGAACGCGGTCGCTGCCGGCGGGACGGTCGGGACCGGAATGAACCAGCTCGGCGTGATGGCCGGCATTCAGCAGAAGTTCTGA
- a CDS encoding MFS transporter has protein sequence MSANIRNTIDESPMSAFQTIAVTACVVLNMLDGFDVLAIAFAAPHLAAEWKLSGKEIGLLLSAGLAGMGIGSVLIAPLADRVGRRRIILLCLAVISTGMLACAATHSTLQLAVARAYTGLGIGGMLASLTVISGEYASNKWRSAAIGMQSAGYAIGATAGGVIAGYLLSTWGWRSVFAFGGILTVLSIPMVLTLLPESLDFLLAKRPDNALQTINRILARMKRAPIDRLPAAPSAIDTASPAASWTAVLRAPLARRTIALWIAFFLVMGSFYFVVSWTPKLLVQAGLSASQGVTGGVLLNLGGIAGASLFSLLSTRFGLRNLLGATLLLGGALMVVFGANTGSLGVGMTVAVFLGAVVNACVAGMYALSPTPYPVEIRTTGIGLAVGIGRLGAILSPMTVGALLDDGWSVSHLYLAFLVPMAGAAIAVAVAGSRAAAPSRRRDPAMP, from the coding sequence GTGAGCGCAAATATCCGCAATACGATCGACGAATCCCCGATGAGCGCGTTCCAGACGATTGCCGTCACGGCCTGCGTCGTGCTGAACATGCTCGACGGCTTCGACGTGCTGGCCATCGCGTTTGCCGCGCCGCACCTGGCAGCCGAATGGAAACTGAGCGGCAAGGAAATTGGCCTGCTGCTGAGTGCCGGGCTGGCCGGCATGGGCATCGGCTCGGTGCTGATCGCGCCGCTGGCCGACCGCGTCGGCCGACGCCGCATCATCCTGCTCTGCCTCGCCGTGATCTCGACCGGAATGCTCGCCTGCGCGGCCACGCACAGCACGCTGCAACTCGCCGTCGCGCGTGCGTACACCGGGCTCGGCATCGGCGGCATGCTGGCGAGCCTGACCGTCATCAGCGGCGAGTACGCATCGAACAAATGGCGCAGCGCCGCGATCGGCATGCAGTCGGCCGGCTACGCGATCGGCGCCACCGCCGGCGGCGTCATCGCCGGCTACCTGCTGTCGACGTGGGGATGGCGCAGCGTGTTCGCGTTCGGCGGCATCCTGACCGTGCTGTCGATCCCGATGGTACTCACGCTGCTGCCGGAATCGCTCGACTTCCTGCTGGCGAAGCGTCCGGACAACGCGCTGCAGACTATCAACCGCATCCTCGCGAGAATGAAGCGTGCGCCGATCGACAGGCTGCCGGCCGCGCCCTCGGCCATCGACACGGCGAGCCCCGCGGCGAGCTGGACAGCCGTGCTGCGCGCCCCGCTCGCACGCCGCACGATCGCGCTGTGGATCGCGTTCTTCCTCGTGATGGGCAGCTTCTACTTCGTCGTGAGCTGGACGCCGAAGCTGCTGGTCCAGGCCGGGCTGTCGGCATCGCAGGGCGTCACCGGCGGCGTACTGCTCAACCTCGGCGGCATTGCGGGCGCCTCGCTCTTCAGCCTACTGTCGACACGGTTCGGCCTGCGCAACCTGCTGGGCGCGACACTGCTGCTGGGCGGCGCGCTGATGGTCGTGTTCGGCGCGAATACGGGCTCGCTCGGCGTCGGGATGACCGTCGCGGTGTTCCTCGGCGCCGTGGTCAACGCATGCGTGGCCGGCATGTATGCGCTGTCGCCGACGCCCTACCCCGTCGAAATCCGCACGACCGGGATCGGCCTCGCGGTCGGCATCGGTCGCCTCGGCGCGATCCTGTCGCCGATGACGGTCGGCGCGCTGCTGGACGACGGCTGGTCCGTGTCCCATCTCTATCTCGCGTTTCTCGTGCCGATGGCCGGCGCGGCAATCGCAGTCGCCGTGGCGGGCTCGCGTGCCGCGGCACCGAGCCGGCGACGCGACCCGGCGATGCCGTAA